Within the Magnetospirillum sp. genome, the region CCAGCTGCGGTCGGCAGGCTCGATCGCAAGCGCCGTCGCCTCGGCAAAACGCGGCCCCCACAGCACCGGAATAGCGTCGCCCGCAAGGCAGCGTGCGCCTGAGCGGCTCACATCGAGCACCCACGGATCGGGCAGTTCGACTGCTTCGCCGCCCGCGCGCACGACACCGAGTGCGGCCGTGCCCGCAACGCGCTGGTTCATGAGGTTCTTGAGCGCATCGCCGACATTGGCACCGCCCGTTGCCGCTTGACCCGGAGCGGGCGCTTCCTCGTAGGGGCCGCGCAGCTTCAATGAGCGCCCGTCGGATGCGATCAGCGTGAGGCGTTGGCCGGCCGTGAGCACCAGCACTTTGGTGCCGTCGATCTTGGCGCCGGGCGCCAATTCGATGCCTCTGGCTTCGACCACGACAAGCTCGTTCGCCGTCGCCGCCCCGGCGAGGCCGACGAAAACTGCAATGGCAGCACTAAGCGATCGAACGATACGACGCATGATCGCGAGTTTAGCTTGGATTGCGTGCAACCGGCAATGTTTCGGCGCTGAGGGCCGCCGCACCGTCGCCCTGCAGCACGAATGCACCCCAGAAAAACGGATGCGCGCTGGCGGCTTGGTCGGCGAGCGCCATCTGCGAGGCCGCAAGGGCGCGCGCAATGCCGCCGCGCGTGTTGCCGCCGAGCCGGTCGAACATGCCGGTTGTGAGCTGCACGGTCTGCTGGGAAGGCACTTGCCAGTGCGTGACCAGAAGGCCGCGGGCCCCGGCGAAGAAAAACGCTTCCGCCAAGCCCGACAGCGATTCGCCGCCGAGCCGTTCGCCCGAGGCCGCCGTATTGCAGGCCGAGAGCACGACAAGATCGGCATCGAGCCGCATCGCGGCGATCTCGCTTGCCTCGAGGAGCCCGTCTTCGGCGGGATCCGCCACGTCGCCGGCCGGTGCGCTCAGCGCCAGGCCCGGCTGGGCTTGGCAGCGCAATTCGCCGGGCAGCAGCCCGTGCGTGGCGAAATAGAGCACGCGGTAGCGCTCGAGCTGCTGGCGGCGCAGATTGGCGGCCGTGGCATTGGCACCCAGCAAAAAAGCGTTCGGCCCCGCATTCAGCGAAGCCGCCACGCGGCGCACTTCGTCGGCGGTCTCCGGCAACGGGGCAAGGGCGCGGATCATTGCGGCGGGTACGGCGCCGTCCGAACGGCACGCATCGGCGAGCGCACCGAGCCCGTTGGCGGCCCCGCTGCCTTGCGGCGCCCCCCCTGAATTGGGATTGCCGAAATCCGGATTGGCCAGCGCAAAAAACGGCTCAGGTGCCGCCGGGCGAGCGGCCAGCGTACGCAAATTCAGGAAAGCCCGCACGCTCGGCGGGCTTGCGGTCGCAATGCGGCGCGCCAGCCACGCCGTCTGCCGATAATCGCCGGCCGCTACTGCCGCTTGTTGCGGCGGTTGCGTCGCCAACACGGCGAAAGGCAGGCTCGCAAGGGCGCCGTTGGCGACGACGAACAATTGATCGACCTCCGCCAAGGCCGTCTCGAACGGCCCCAGCAAGGTGCGGTAGAGCCGATGCGACAGCGCCACGTCGAACGGGGCGACGTCGCTGCGGCCGCGAATTTCGAAGGCGTTGCGCAAGATGCGCACCTGGTCGGCGAGTTGCTCTTCGTCGCTCGCCAAGCGCGCGGCTTGGATGCCGTCGCGGCGCACGAGGAACGCAAACGCGCCGTCCGGCCCGGTCAGATAAAAAACGAGTGCTTCGCGCGGCCCCAAAGCGGCGCGCAACTCGTCCGGTGCGACCGGCTGCGGCGAGGTGAGGCGCGAGAAGCCGGGGGCCGCAAGCTCGATGTCAGCTTCGAGTGCGGCAGCTTTGGCCGTCGCGGCGGCGAGATCGGCGCGCAGCTTGGCCACGCGCGCGGCATCGCGCAGAGCCGTCGGCTTGCCGAGCTCGCCCGCAAGATCGAGGCCCAGACGGTCGCGGCTGCGCAACGCGTCTTCGTGCGCAGCCACGACGGGGGCGAGACGCGCATCGTCGCGCGCCAGGCGCTGCGCCGTGCGTGCAACGGCCCGCCCGGCCGTACCGTCGCGCATCAATTGGGCGACCGCAAACATCTCGGCATGCAAAGCGCCTGCGGCAGCCGGATCGCGCTTGGCTTGCGCATCGGCTGCCTCGAGGAACGGGCGCACTTGCGCGAAATTCAGCGTGCGCACCGGCACTTGCGCCAGCACGATGCGGAACGCGTCGCGGTAATTGTCGATCGCGGCCGCATAGCGCCCGTCGTTGCTCTGCTCGCGTGCCAGCGCCATCAGGCTTTGCGCCACCGGCCAGCCGCCGCCGAACACGCGCAAGGTCTGCTGCGCTGAAGCCGCAAGCAGGCGCTCGGCATTGACGAAGTCGCCGCGCGCACCGAGCACTTGGCCCAACTGCGACAAGGCGCGCGGCTGCCACCACGGCGGCAGCCCCGGAATGCTGTCGATGATGCGGCGCGCTTCGAGGGCGGCGGACTCGGCACCCGCAAGGTCGCCGGTTTCGAGCGCCATCGACGAGGCGAACAGAAGCGCATGCGCAAGCTCGGCCTGCAGCACCACGGCACTGCCGAAGATCGAGCCGCCGCCGCCTGCATCGAGGCTCGCCGGAATGCCGCCGCCCAGCGTTTCGATCAAAGCACGTCGACGCTGGATCGTGTCGCGCGCACTCGCCAGCGCCCGCTCGTACTGGCGCTGGTTGGCGGCGTGCAGGGCAAGAAAGGTCTGCAGGCGCGGATACTCGCCGGGATCGGGCGAGCGCAGGATCAGCGCTTCGGCGCGCTGGAACAACGCATCGGCCTCCTCGAAGCGGCCTTGCGCCGAAACTTCGAGCGCCAGCGAGCTCATCGTCGTGCCCGTGCCCGGATGGTCGGGGCCGAGCGCTGCCGTCTGCAGC harbors:
- a CDS encoding CHAT domain-containing protein; translation: MKPVWRLAVCGLAVALAGCQAMGGGPSFETPVGTALSGEACRAVPNRVQPDLREIFCANSPRVYGSAQALSELRNVPQEPDARRAFLARRFETSAPIRTLGLRAACKSPEWVGTDTNLMVAACSLKDGGWPLVAAAIVSGNRLAVAEGQPAALPALVEAMRLSLGAAAPGPFDVAILKNHLEATFGAAVAGSDSVGGYQDLVELARLYNSVGNNAGAEAAYRRALALQTAALGPDHPGTGTTMSSLALEVSAQGRFEEADALFQRAEALILRSPDPGEYPRLQTFLALHAANQRQYERALASARDTIQRRRALIETLGGGIPASLDAGGGGSIFGSAVVLQAELAHALLFASSMALETGDLAGAESAALEARRIIDSIPGLPPWWQPRALSQLGQVLGARGDFVNAERLLAASAQQTLRVFGGGWPVAQSLMALAREQSNDGRYAAAIDNYRDAFRIVLAQVPVRTLNFAQVRPFLEAADAQAKRDPAAAGALHAEMFAVAQLMRDGTAGRAVARTAQRLARDDARLAPVVAAHEDALRSRDRLGLDLAGELGKPTALRDAARVAKLRADLAAATAKAAALEADIELAAPGFSRLTSPQPVAPDELRAALGPREALVFYLTGPDGAFAFLVRRDGIQAARLASDEEQLADQVRILRNAFEIRGRSDVAPFDVALSHRLYRTLLGPFETALAEVDQLFVVANGALASLPFAVLATQPPQQAAVAAGDYRQTAWLARRIATASPPSVRAFLNLRTLAARPAAPEPFFALANPDFGNPNSGGAPQGSGAANGLGALADACRSDGAVPAAMIRALAPLPETADEVRRVAASLNAGPNAFLLGANATAANLRRQQLERYRVLYFATHGLLPGELRCQAQPGLALSAPAGDVADPAEDGLLEASEIAAMRLDADLVVLSACNTAASGERLGGESLSGLAEAFFFAGARGLLVTHWQVPSQQTVQLTTGMFDRLGGNTRGGIARALAASQMALADQAASAHPFFWGAFVLQGDGAAALSAETLPVARNPS